The Lycium barbarum isolate Lr01 chromosome 9, ASM1917538v2, whole genome shotgun sequence genome has a segment encoding these proteins:
- the LOC132610733 gene encoding cytochrome b561 and DOMON domain-containing protein At3g25290, with product MASHFSLFLTFLLVLLFISPSTSLTCSSQTFSSNTKFTNCTDLPSLKSFLHWTFDTTKHTLSIAFTASPASPDGWIAWGINPNAQAMVGTQSLIAFKNAKGSVIVNTYNLTSYKSITESKLLYNVLDSKAESSSDGVMTIFATLELPKNTKTVNQVWQVGPAVKDGMPVVHEFEADNLNSKTTLDLATSATSEGNKNNNVTASTSNSSSGQSGKETGGSSRMLKSETSVFAFLFFLGVVLLQL from the coding sequence CCTCACCTTCTTACTTGTTCTTCTCTTCATCTCACCTTCCACATCTCTCACATGTTCTTCCCAAACTTTCTCATCCAACACAAAATTCACCAATTGCACTGATCTTCCTTCTCTCAAATCTTTCCTTCATTGGACTTTTGACACAACCAAACACACCCTATCTATTGCCTTCACTGCTTCTCCAGCTTCACCTGATGGCTGGATTGCCTGGGGCATTAACCCTAATGCCCAAGCTATGGTTGGGACACAATCCCTTATAGCATTTAAAAATGCCAAAGGCTCCGTAATTGTTAATACGTACAACCTTACGTCTTATAAATCAATTACGGAGTCTAAGCTTTTGTACAATGTTCTTGATTCCAAAGCAGAGTCGTCATCTGATGGGGTAATGACAATATTTGCCACGTTGGAGTTACCTAAAAATACGAAAACAGTTAACCAGGTGTGGCAGGTGGGACCCGCGGTTAAAGATGGAATGCCAGTAGTGCATGAGTTTGAGGCTGATAATTTGAATTCTAAAACTACTTTGGATTTGGCTACTTCGGCTACTAGTGAAGGGAATAAGAATAATAATGTTACTGCTAGTACTAGTAATAGTAGTAGTGGGCAAAGTGGAAAAGAAACTGGAGGATCTTCAAGAATGTTGAAAAGTGAAACTAGTGTTTTTGCCTTCTTGTTCTTCCTTGGAGTTGTGCTTTTGCAGCTTTAG